One window of Cohnella hashimotonis genomic DNA carries:
- a CDS encoding M50 family metallopeptidase, which yields MIKLGGIVFRFHPLFVLLMLLSVLTGRFQEMIALFFIVLLHELAHLWTALRFNWKVREVKLLPFGGVVETEEAGSVPVREEALVAAAGPAYNALLSLAAWGLGHFGLIDQAWADDFARASGLIAAFNLLPVLPLDGGRLLQCWFCLHFPYHRTLVWSVRISLLFSAAVILGALCPPLYGGLVHLNLLAIGLFLFASNWTYMRNLPFVFLRFLVRRAERSSSRIDSGTLAQPIVVSRHRQLSHVVRLLMKERYHLVYMMDHGKISRVLPEGQVIDGFLGSLTEGNADFRFFM from the coding sequence TTGATTAAACTCGGGGGAATCGTCTTCAGGTTCCACCCGCTCTTCGTGCTTCTTATGCTGCTCTCCGTGCTCACCGGCCGCTTTCAGGAGATGATCGCGCTCTTTTTTATCGTCCTGCTGCACGAGCTTGCCCATCTTTGGACTGCGCTCCGTTTCAATTGGAAGGTGCGCGAGGTTAAGCTGCTGCCGTTCGGAGGCGTTGTCGAGACGGAGGAAGCGGGTTCGGTGCCGGTGCGGGAGGAGGCGCTTGTCGCTGCGGCGGGTCCCGCATACAACGCGCTGCTGTCGCTGGCGGCCTGGGGACTGGGACATTTCGGGCTGATCGATCAAGCCTGGGCCGATGATTTTGCCAGGGCGAGCGGATTGATCGCCGCGTTTAATCTGCTGCCGGTGCTGCCGCTGGATGGCGGCAGGCTGCTGCAGTGCTGGTTTTGCCTTCATTTTCCCTACCATCGCACGCTCGTATGGAGCGTCCGCATCAGCCTGCTTTTCAGCGCGGCCGTCATTCTCGGCGCTTTGTGCCCGCCGCTTTACGGCGGTCTTGTCCATCTTAATTTACTTGCGATCGGCTTGTTTCTGTTCGCCTCGAACTGGACTTATATGCGGAATCTGCCGTTCGTCTTTCTGCGCTTTCTCGTCCGGCGGGCGGAACGCTCCTCGAGCCGGATCGATTCGGGGACGCTGGCGCAGCCGATCGTCGTATCGCGTCACCGCCAGCTTTCCCACGTCGTCCGTTTGCTCATGAAGGAGCGCTATCATCTCGTCTATATGATGGATCACGGGAAAATCTCGCGCGTCCTGCCCGAGGGACAGGTCATCGACGGCTTTTTGGGCAGCTTGACGGAAGGGAATGCGGATTTTCGCTTTTTCATGTAG
- the obgE gene encoding GTPase ObgE yields MFVDKAKIYVKGGDGGDGLVAFRRELYVPEGGPAGGDGGDGGDVVFQVDEGLRTLMDFRYQKHFKATRGEKGRNKSQHGANADDMIVRVPPGTVVYDDDTGEMIADLTQHGQAVVIAKGGRGGRGNTRFKSSVNTAPAIAENGEEGKERWVTLELKVMADVGLVGFPSVGKSTLLSVVSGARPKIGAYHFTTLTPNLGVVELGDDSSFVMADLPGLIEGAHAGVGLGHEFLRHVERTRVIVHVVDMSGLEGRDPFEDWVKINEELKLYNLKLTERPQIVAANKMDMPESEENLAAFKAKLAEVRSDIEVYPISSLTRAGVPELLYKTAEVLATAPDPAELAAQEAREAEEAEGVVYRLEHREEVHDYTISRDNETFVVEGESIERLLRRTQFGSYEAVMRFARIMRKIGLDADLRKRGAKNGNIIRIGDFEFEFFEGGEEEYLYEDE; encoded by the coding sequence ATGTTTGTAGACAAGGCGAAAATTTATGTCAAAGGCGGGGACGGCGGCGACGGGCTCGTCGCATTCCGCAGGGAGCTGTACGTGCCCGAAGGCGGGCCCGCGGGCGGGGACGGCGGGGACGGCGGCGACGTCGTGTTCCAGGTCGACGAAGGACTCCGTACGCTTATGGACTTCCGGTACCAAAAACACTTTAAGGCCACGCGCGGCGAAAAAGGCCGCAACAAGTCCCAGCACGGCGCCAACGCCGACGACATGATCGTGCGCGTGCCTCCGGGTACGGTCGTTTACGACGACGACACGGGCGAGATGATCGCCGACCTGACGCAGCACGGCCAGGCGGTTGTCATCGCCAAGGGCGGCCGTGGCGGCAGAGGCAATACGCGCTTCAAGAGTTCCGTCAACACGGCGCCGGCCATCGCCGAAAACGGCGAAGAAGGCAAGGAGCGTTGGGTGACGCTGGAACTGAAGGTCATGGCGGACGTCGGTCTCGTCGGATTTCCGAGCGTGGGCAAATCTACGCTCCTGTCGGTCGTATCGGGCGCGCGTCCGAAGATCGGCGCGTATCACTTCACGACGCTGACGCCGAACCTCGGCGTCGTCGAGCTTGGCGACGACAGCAGCTTCGTCATGGCCGATTTGCCCGGTCTGATCGAAGGCGCGCATGCGGGCGTCGGGCTCGGCCACGAGTTTCTGCGGCATGTGGAGCGGACTCGCGTTATCGTGCATGTCGTAGATATGTCCGGGCTCGAAGGGCGCGATCCTTTTGAAGACTGGGTCAAGATCAACGAAGAGCTCAAGCTTTACAATCTTAAGCTGACCGAGCGACCGCAGATCGTCGCGGCGAACAAGATGGACATGCCCGAATCCGAAGAGAACCTGGCGGCGTTCAAGGCCAAGCTCGCGGAAGTTCGTTCCGATATCGAAGTGTATCCGATCTCCTCGCTCACGCGAGCCGGCGTGCCGGAGCTTCTGTACAAGACGGCCGAAGTGCTGGCAACGGCACCGGATCCGGCGGAGTTGGCCGCGCAGGAGGCAAGAGAGGCAGAAGAGGCAGAAGGCGTCGTCTACCGGCTGGAACACCGGGAGGAAGTGCACGACTATACGATCTCCCGGGACAACGAGACGTTCGTCGTCGAAGGCGAATCGATCGAGCGCCTGCTAAGGCGGACGCAGTTCGGCTCGTACGAAGCGGTCATGCGCTTCGCGCGCATCATGCGCAAGATCGGACTGGACGCGGATCTGCGCAAGCGCGGAGCCAAAAACGGCAATATCATTCGGATCGGCGACTTCGAGTTCGAGTTTTTCGAAGGCGGCGAGGAAGAGTACTTGTACGAAGACGAATAA
- a CDS encoding Spo0B domain-containing protein yields MPRQKIDGLMLAAATLLVPACAVVAWRDQWWPIVLFLVWAFAAALVAGIACRRAYRRETDRLAERASRDIVKSRQDLVGTLSHHRHDWMNELQILYGYLRMQKIDKAIAVVDRIKEDMERDSRISRLGSPELSAYLLSFRTFCDTMTLDARVDEHLQASCVVSAGPERVMRAAIGLINAYRVRASAATAEENMLRIVFLEASGELRIATIYEGAWSAWSSLREDVSQSLPDGARLSAPVEGDEEDDARKLTVVVPFD; encoded by the coding sequence ATGCCCAGACAAAAAATCGACGGCTTAATGCTTGCGGCTGCGACGCTCCTGGTCCCGGCTTGTGCGGTCGTGGCGTGGCGGGATCAGTGGTGGCCGATCGTGCTCTTTCTCGTTTGGGCGTTCGCCGCTGCCTTGGTCGCAGGCATTGCCTGTCGGCGTGCCTACAGGCGGGAGACGGACAGACTGGCAGAGCGCGCCTCGAGAGACATCGTCAAGTCGCGCCAGGACCTTGTGGGTACGCTGAGCCACCATCGTCACGACTGGATGAACGAGCTGCAAATTTTATACGGATACCTGCGCATGCAAAAAATCGATAAGGCGATCGCGGTCGTGGACAGAATAAAGGAAGACATGGAGCGCGACAGCCGCATATCGCGTCTCGGAAGTCCGGAGCTGTCCGCGTACCTGCTCTCCTTTCGGACGTTCTGCGATACGATGACGCTGGATGCCCGCGTAGACGAGCATCTGCAGGCGTCCTGCGTCGTATCGGCGGGTCCGGAGCGCGTCATGCGGGCGGCGATCGGACTGATCAATGCCTACCGGGTCCGCGCGTCGGCCGCTACGGCCGAGGAGAACATGCTCCGCATCGTCTTCTTGGAGGCAAGCGGCGAGCTGCGTATCGCAACGATTTATGAAGGCGCCTGGTCCGCCTGGAGCAGCCTGCGCGAGGACGTATCGCAGTCGCTGCCGGACGGGGCGCGGCTGTCCGCGCCGGTTGAAGGGGACGAGGAAGACGATGCGCGCAAGCTGACGGTCGTCGTGCCGTTCGATTGA
- the thrB gene encoding homoserine kinase: MTEKATRPAADRVVVRVPASTANLGPGFDSLGMALSLYAWVDLAPAERTVVTLHGDHLEGVARDKSNLIYEVAQSVFAKAGVELPELAIGIRSDIPLTRGLGSSASAIVGALVAANALIGERLTQDELFQMATALEKHPDNVGASIYGGMIAAAWDGHRAEAVRFDPPAALRFLAAIPAFELATKSARGVLPRQVAREDAVFNVAHSSLLTAALATGRLDVLRHALRDKLHQPYRAPLIPGMERVLREAPEHGALGAVLSGAGPTLLALAEANADVQGLESFVREALAEAGVQAELRWLIPDLTGPLVRLLQAGDADFASAPDAVLSSRIGTEVRP; the protein is encoded by the coding sequence ATGACGGAAAAGGCAACACGTCCCGCGGCCGACCGCGTCGTCGTCCGCGTACCCGCAAGCACCGCGAATCTCGGACCGGGCTTCGACAGCTTGGGCATGGCGCTGTCGCTTTACGCCTGGGTCGATCTGGCGCCGGCGGAGCGGACTGTCGTGACGCTGCACGGCGATCATCTTGAAGGCGTCGCGCGGGACAAGAGCAATCTGATCTACGAGGTCGCGCAGTCTGTATTCGCCAAGGCGGGCGTCGAGCTTCCGGAGCTGGCGATCGGCATTCGCAGCGACATCCCGCTGACGCGCGGCCTTGGCAGCAGCGCGTCGGCAATCGTCGGCGCGCTGGTGGCGGCCAATGCACTGATCGGCGAGCGGCTGACGCAAGACGAGCTGTTCCAGATGGCGACGGCTCTCGAGAAGCATCCGGACAACGTCGGCGCTTCGATCTATGGAGGCATGATTGCAGCGGCATGGGACGGGCATCGGGCCGAAGCGGTTCGTTTCGACCCGCCCGCAGCTTTGCGCTTCCTGGCGGCGATTCCGGCATTCGAGCTGGCGACCAAGTCCGCTCGCGGCGTGCTGCCCCGGCAGGTGGCGCGGGAAGACGCGGTATTCAACGTGGCGCACAGTTCGCTGCTGACGGCGGCGCTCGCAACGGGCAGGCTCGACGTGCTGCGCCATGCCTTGCGGGACAAGCTGCACCAGCCATACCGTGCGCCGCTCATTCCGGGCATGGAGCGCGTGCTGCGCGAAGCGCCCGAGCATGGCGCGCTCGGCGCGGTGCTGTCAGGCGCGGGGCCGACGCTGCTCGCGCTTGCCGAAGCGAACGCGGACGTTCAGGGACTCGAGTCCTTCGTTCGCGAGGCGCTGGCGGAGGCCGGAGTTCAAGCGGAGCTTCGCTGGCTTATCCCCGATCTGACCGGACCGTTGGTTCGGCTTCTGCAAGCGGGCGATGCGGATTTCGCCTCGGCGCCTGACGCCGTATTGTCTTCCCGGATAGGAAC
- a CDS encoding FtsW/RodA/SpoVE family cell cycle protein, with the protein MLNRLKKMDLIMLLCLFGFMAISVLLVRSATSIDAGYSGKPMQQLVFYAIGFVLILLTTLFNYRLLLKTWFVWYGLGLVLLVAVYLFATPVNGAKSWFELPGNIQFQPAEVVKIFLILTVAWLMGRRQGDPLSMRKDVLLIAAVSFVPFLLVMIQPDLGNATIYIFIVLGMLWIGNVRYSYVLIGLAAVVGGVLLFYTLFNSYNQEIKTYLEGHDKGHWYQRINTYIHPEEASADARRQTEYAKIAIGSGGLAGDGYMQGESKNRKFIPYTYSDSIFVVVGEEFGFQGAAVLLLLYFVFIYRMIIIAYQCIDIKGSFVIIGIASMLVFQIFQNVGMMIGLMPLTGITLPFVSYGGTSLLLNMLSIGLVFSIRAHQEKYTLED; encoded by the coding sequence CTCGTGCGCAGCGCGACGAGTATCGATGCCGGATATTCCGGCAAGCCGATGCAGCAACTTGTATTTTACGCTATCGGATTTGTTCTCATTTTGCTGACGACCTTGTTCAATTACCGGCTGCTCCTGAAGACGTGGTTCGTCTGGTACGGACTCGGACTCGTATTGCTGGTTGCCGTGTATTTGTTTGCGACTCCGGTCAACGGTGCTAAGAGCTGGTTTGAGCTGCCGGGCAACATTCAGTTCCAGCCCGCAGAGGTTGTGAAAATTTTCCTTATTCTCACCGTTGCTTGGCTCATGGGACGCAGGCAGGGCGATCCGTTATCGATGCGCAAGGACGTGCTGCTCATCGCGGCCGTCTCTTTTGTTCCGTTTCTGCTAGTCATGATTCAGCCCGATCTCGGCAACGCGACCATCTATATTTTTATCGTGCTCGGTATGCTCTGGATCGGCAACGTGCGTTATTCGTACGTCCTCATCGGCCTTGCCGCCGTCGTAGGCGGAGTTTTGCTATTTTATACGCTGTTTAATTCGTACAACCAAGAGATCAAGACCTACTTGGAAGGCCACGACAAAGGCCACTGGTATCAGCGGATCAACACGTACATCCATCCCGAAGAAGCGTCCGCGGACGCAAGGCGCCAGACCGAATACGCCAAAATCGCCATCGGTTCGGGCGGGCTGGCCGGGGACGGGTACATGCAGGGCGAGTCCAAAAACCGCAAATTTATCCCTTACACGTATTCGGACTCGATCTTCGTGGTCGTCGGGGAAGAATTCGGCTTTCAGGGCGCGGCGGTGCTGCTGCTCCTGTATTTCGTTTTTATCTATCGGATGATTATAATCGCATACCAGTGTATCGATATTAAAGGCTCGTTCGTCATTATCGGTATCGCCTCCATGCTGGTGTTCCAGATTTTCCAGAACGTCGGCATGATGATCGGGCTGATGCCACTGACGGGCATCACGCTTCCGTTCGTCAGTTACGGCGGCACGTCGCTCTTGCTCAACATGCTGTCCATCGGACTTGTATTCAGCATCAGGGCGCATCAAGAGAAATACACGCTCGAAGATTAA
- a CDS encoding M23 family metallopeptidase, which translates to MAKKPDKREAGRAGIAAGDAGSGGGAPSAPYAYRPYSPEELEADPELWWKERQRQLRMSAAWSPIVKTRRRAENDGIVAGAGPIGSLRSSGEKTLGDLPAAGAGIRNERNAGASVFAGGAAGASGVYDSGGTAGGPAGGSVGGSASGTAGAAVGGGGLYGGSVPIAPWYNDAAGPGAGRPPGRGYENQGMLARLRRGFVMRAAVALLLYGAAWGWLKWDLPGRGEAEAWMTLAVTQDMNFSAAEAWYGRAFGDSPSFLPVFRHGASDAEEVTAEWDGQATVVPVQGRVAETFKQNGSGVRIEADPGSAVNAVHSGRVIQVTTSSQGDATVLIQHAGRIVTVYGGVSAVSVRADDWVEAGGKLGVLGQAADGAGARTLYFAIRLGDRSLDPQEVIPFD; encoded by the coding sequence ATGGCGAAAAAACCGGACAAGCGGGAGGCGGGACGAGCGGGAATAGCCGCGGGGGACGCGGGTTCCGGAGGCGGCGCGCCGTCGGCGCCGTACGCGTACAGGCCGTATTCGCCGGAGGAGCTGGAGGCCGATCCCGAGCTGTGGTGGAAGGAAAGGCAGCGTCAGCTGCGGATGAGCGCGGCCTGGAGCCCGATCGTCAAGACGAGACGGCGCGCCGAAAACGACGGAATCGTCGCGGGCGCCGGCCCGATCGGCAGCTTGCGTTCGAGCGGAGAGAAGACGCTGGGGGATCTGCCCGCAGCGGGAGCCGGTATTCGTAACGAGCGCAACGCCGGAGCCTCCGTTTTCGCCGGGGGAGCCGCGGGCGCATCGGGGGTGTACGATAGCGGCGGAACCGCGGGGGGCCCTGCCGGCGGATCGGTTGGAGGATCTGCGAGCGGCACGGCCGGTGCTGCCGTCGGAGGCGGAGGTTTATACGGAGGGAGCGTACCGATCGCTCCCTGGTACAACGATGCGGCAGGTCCGGGCGCCGGAAGGCCTCCCGGCCGCGGCTACGAGAATCAAGGGATGCTTGCGCGACTGCGGCGGGGATTCGTCATGCGCGCGGCTGTTGCCCTTCTGTTATACGGTGCCGCCTGGGGCTGGCTAAAGTGGGATTTGCCGGGCCGCGGAGAAGCCGAAGCGTGGATGACGCTCGCGGTGACACAGGACATGAATTTCTCCGCCGCCGAAGCCTGGTACGGCCGCGCGTTCGGCGATTCGCCATCCTTCTTGCCGGTTTTCCGCCACGGCGCGAGCGACGCCGAGGAAGTGACGGCAGAGTGGGATGGCCAGGCGACGGTCGTACCCGTTCAAGGACGCGTTGCGGAGACTTTTAAGCAAAACGGCAGCGGCGTGAGGATCGAGGCGGATCCGGGCAGCGCGGTGAATGCGGTTCACAGCGGCAGGGTCATCCAGGTAACGACTTCCTCCCAGGGAGATGCGACTGTTCTCATACAGCATGCGGGACGGATCGTCACTGTCTACGGGGGCGTAAGTGCGGTGTCGGTGCGCGCAGACGACTGGGTCGAGGCGGGAGGCAAGCTCGGCGTATTGGGACAGGCGGCGGACGGCGCGGGCGCTCGTACCCTCTATTTTGCGATTCGCCTTGGCGACAGGTCGCTCGATCCGCAGGAAGTGATTCCTTTTGATTAA
- the rpmA gene encoding 50S ribosomal protein L27: MLKLNLQLFASKKGVGSTKNGRDSQSKRLGAKRADGQAVTGGTILVRQRGTKIHPGNNVGIGKDDTLFALVEGVVKFERWGRDRKKVSVYPAPVAPVAAALE; the protein is encoded by the coding sequence ATGTTGAAGCTCAATCTTCAGCTCTTCGCTTCGAAGAAGGGCGTAGGTTCCACGAAGAACGGACGCGATAGCCAATCCAAGCGTCTGGGCGCGAAGCGCGCTGACGGCCAAGCCGTTACGGGCGGCACGATCCTCGTACGCCAACGCGGCACGAAGATTCACCCGGGCAACAACGTCGGCATTGGCAAGGACGATACGCTGTTCGCTCTTGTCGAAGGCGTCGTGAAGTTCGAGCGCTGGGGACGCGATCGCAAGAAAGTTAGCGTCTATCCGGCTCCGGTGGCGCCTGTCGCCGCCGCACTTGAATAA
- a CDS encoding homoserine dehydrogenase, translated as MKPVKVGLMGLGTVGTGVVRIVEGHQADLQSQVASPIEIAKILVKDASKSRSVAIDASKLTEDPWELVRDEEIDIIVEVMGGVGATKELLLEALERGKHIVTANKDLMALHGQEILAKAKEKGCDVFYEASVAGGIPIIRTLIEGFSSDRITKIMGIVNGTTNYILTKMSQEGADYQDVLKEAQALGYAEADPTSDVEGLDAARKMTILSTLGFRANVALEDVDVRGISAVTQEDIRYAHQLGCEIKLLGIAERQDDYISVSVQPTLVRRSHPIASVNGVFNAVYVHGEAVGETMFYGPGAGEMPTATSIVADLVAVVKNMKLGVNGRQASLSYKEKKLKTDEQIASKYFMLLHVEDRAGVLMQIAQVFSKFDVSIESVMQPVTPDQQGAQLIISTHAADKASMKAVQKAFEELPAVKTIKSVYRVEG; from the coding sequence ATGAAGCCGGTAAAAGTTGGATTGATGGGATTGGGCACCGTAGGCACCGGCGTCGTCCGAATCGTGGAGGGCCATCAGGCGGATCTTCAGAGCCAGGTTGCCTCGCCGATCGAGATCGCGAAGATTCTGGTCAAGGATGCGTCCAAGTCGCGCAGCGTGGCCATCGATGCGTCGAAGCTGACCGAGGATCCGTGGGAGCTCGTACGCGACGAGGAGATCGACATCATCGTCGAAGTTATGGGCGGCGTTGGCGCCACCAAGGAGCTGCTGCTCGAGGCGCTGGAGCGGGGCAAGCATATCGTCACCGCCAACAAGGATCTGATGGCGCTTCACGGTCAGGAGATTCTGGCTAAGGCCAAGGAGAAGGGCTGCGACGTGTTTTACGAAGCGAGCGTGGCCGGCGGCATCCCGATTATCCGGACGCTCATCGAAGGCTTTTCTTCGGACCGGATTACGAAAATCATGGGCATCGTCAATGGGACGACCAATTATATTTTGACCAAGATGAGTCAAGAGGGCGCCGACTATCAGGACGTTCTGAAGGAAGCGCAGGCGCTCGGCTATGCGGAGGCCGATCCGACTTCCGACGTCGAAGGACTCGACGCCGCGCGCAAGATGACGATCTTGTCTACGCTCGGCTTCCGAGCGAACGTGGCGCTGGAGGACGTGGACGTGCGAGGCATCAGCGCCGTCACGCAGGAGGACATCCGTTACGCGCATCAGCTCGGCTGCGAGATCAAGCTGCTCGGCATCGCCGAGCGGCAGGACGATTATATCAGCGTCAGCGTGCAGCCGACGCTCGTGCGTCGCAGCCATCCGATCGCCTCCGTCAACGGCGTGTTCAACGCCGTCTACGTGCACGGCGAAGCGGTGGGCGAGACGATGTTCTACGGACCTGGCGCCGGCGAGATGCCGACCGCGACATCTATCGTGGCGGATCTCGTGGCCGTCGTCAAGAACATGAAGCTCGGCGTCAACGGACGGCAAGCCTCCCTTTCTTACAAGGAAAAGAAGCTTAAGACCGACGAGCAAATCGCTTCGAAGTACTTTATGCTGCTGCATGTCGAAGACCGGGCGGGCGTATTGATGCAGATCGCGCAGGTTTTCTCGAAGTTCGACGTCAGCATCGAATCCGTCATGCAGCCCGTCACGCCTGACCAGCAGGGCGCGCAGCTGATTATTTCTACGCACGCCGCAGACAAGGCTTCGATGAAGGCCGTGCAAAAGGCATTCGAAGAGCTGCCTGCGGTCAAGACGATCAAGAGCGTCTATCGCGTAGAGGGCTGA
- the rplU gene encoding 50S ribosomal protein L21: protein MYAIIETGGKQYKVQAGDVIFVEKLSAGEGDSVTFDKVLAVSSDKGFVTGAPLLSGASVTGKVEKHVKGEKIIVFHYKPKKNERKKQGHRQPYTKVTIESIQA from the coding sequence ATGTACGCGATTATCGAGACTGGCGGCAAGCAATACAAGGTTCAAGCCGGCGACGTCATCTTCGTGGAGAAGCTCTCCGCAGGCGAAGGCGACAGCGTTACGTTTGACAAGGTTCTGGCCGTATCCAGCGACAAGGGCTTCGTTACCGGAGCTCCGCTTCTGTCCGGCGCAAGCGTGACGGGCAAGGTTGAGAAGCACGTCAAGGGCGAGAAGATCATCGTCTTCCACTATAAACCGAAGAAGAACGAACGCAAGAAGCAAGGCCATCGCCAACCGTACACCAAGGTGACGATCGAGAGCATTCAGGCTTAA
- a CDS encoding Rne/Rng family ribonuclease, producing the protein MKQLFVHCTRNVTQSSLLEDGVLTEFSVERSEGTSLVGNIYLGRIVNVLPGMQAAFVDIGLPKNAFLYVDDVLHPHLDRQPKTKPSIAELLKPGDRRVVQIMKEPLGGKGARITTHYSLPGRCLVYMPYADYVGVSKKIEQEHERARLKGLAEELREAGEGLILRTNAEGESRESLARDLEGLRNVWRHISERGATAEAPAELHRDFGLVQRTVRDVFKPDMEALIVDDERAYRDARAYLRQAAPHLEQRVRLHAEPQTLYEHFGIKAQIDQAFQRRVALRSGGYLVIDPTEALTVIDVNTGRYTGAIDLEETVFQTNLEAAAEIARLLRLRDIGGIVIVDFIDMTDEEHRKRVVDRIEETMRLDRTKCQVVGWTRLGLLEITRKKTRADLMSYFYETCIACKGTGRTYVR; encoded by the coding sequence ATGAAGCAGCTCTTCGTTCACTGCACGCGCAACGTGACTCAGTCCTCGCTTCTCGAAGACGGCGTGCTGACCGAATTCAGCGTCGAGCGCTCGGAAGGCACCTCTTTGGTCGGGAACATTTATTTGGGACGCATCGTTAATGTCCTGCCCGGCATGCAGGCTGCGTTCGTCGACATCGGGCTCCCCAAGAACGCCTTCCTGTACGTGGACGACGTGCTTCATCCTCATCTGGATCGCCAGCCGAAGACCAAGCCGTCCATCGCCGAGCTTCTGAAGCCGGGCGACAGGCGCGTCGTTCAGATTATGAAGGAGCCGCTCGGAGGCAAAGGCGCGCGGATCACGACGCACTACTCGCTGCCGGGGCGGTGCCTTGTCTATATGCCGTACGCCGACTACGTCGGCGTCTCCAAAAAGATCGAACAGGAACACGAGCGCGCCAGGCTCAAGGGACTCGCCGAGGAGCTGCGGGAGGCCGGAGAAGGCCTCATCCTGCGTACCAATGCGGAGGGCGAGTCCCGGGAATCGCTCGCGCGGGATCTGGAGGGACTTCGCAACGTGTGGCGCCATATATCGGAGCGGGGAGCGACGGCCGAGGCGCCGGCGGAGCTGCACCGGGATTTCGGGCTCGTGCAGCGGACGGTAAGAGATGTCTTCAAGCCCGATATGGAGGCGCTGATCGTCGATGACGAGCGCGCATACAGAGATGCGCGGGCGTATCTGCGCCAAGCGGCGCCGCATCTTGAGCAGCGCGTCAGGCTGCATGCCGAACCTCAGACGCTGTACGAGCATTTCGGGATCAAGGCGCAGATCGATCAGGCCTTCCAGCGACGCGTGGCGCTGCGCAGCGGCGGTTATCTGGTTATCGACCCTACGGAGGCATTGACCGTCATCGACGTCAACACCGGCAGGTACACGGGGGCGATCGACCTGGAGGAGACGGTCTTCCAGACGAATCTCGAGGCTGCCGCCGAGATCGCGAGACTGCTCCGCCTGAGGGACATCGGCGGCATCGTCATCGTCGATTTCATCGATATGACGGACGAGGAGCATCGCAAGCGGGTGGTCGACCGGATCGAGGAGACGATGCGGCTCGACCGGACCAAATGCCAGGTCGTTGGCTGGACAAGGCTTGGTTTGCTGGAGATTACGAGAAAGAAGACCCGCGCGGATCTGATGAGTTATTTTTACGAGACATGCATCGCCTGCAAAGGAACGGGCAGAACGTACGTGCGTTGA
- a CDS encoding ACT domain-containing protein: MAEQYYAVREDLLPEGMRKAEQAKAMLRRGEAATINEAAERAGISRSAFYKYKDGVYPLDQTARESIATLSIDLEHRSGILSRMLALLADSGGNVLTITQSIPLQGLANVVVTIDAAQMTGGIGELVERLKALDGVRRASVVGRS, from the coding sequence ATGGCGGAGCAATATTACGCGGTTCGCGAGGATCTGCTGCCCGAAGGCATGCGCAAGGCCGAGCAGGCGAAGGCGATGCTGCGGCGCGGCGAAGCGGCGACGATTAATGAAGCGGCCGAGCGGGCTGGCATTAGCCGGAGTGCTTTTTACAAGTACAAAGACGGCGTATATCCGCTCGACCAGACTGCGCGGGAGTCGATCGCGACGCTGTCGATCGATCTGGAGCATCGGTCGGGGATTCTGTCCCGGATGCTGGCGCTGCTTGCGGACAGCGGGGGCAACGTGCTTACGATCACGCAGTCGATCCCGCTGCAAGGCTTGGCGAACGTCGTCGTAACGATCGATGCGGCGCAAATGACCGGCGGCATCGGCGAATTGGTCGAGCGGCTGAAGGCGCTGGACGGCGTTCGGCGCGCGTCCGTCGTCGGCCGCAGTTGA
- a CDS encoding ribosomal-processing cysteine protease Prp, translated as MIKIDIRRDERQRIKSFEVSGHAGYDDPGKDIVCAGVSAVTVGAVNAIERLTGIVPKAKVKSGFLSADMPPEGVDSERVQLLLEGMVVALEDIAEEYAKHVRLKQ; from the coding sequence ATGATCAAGATCGACATTCGCCGCGACGAGCGGCAGCGGATCAAGTCCTTCGAAGTGTCCGGTCATGCGGGATACGACGATCCGGGTAAGGATATCGTATGCGCTGGCGTGTCGGCCGTTACGGTCGGGGCGGTCAACGCTATCGAGCGCCTGACCGGCATCGTGCCGAAGGCGAAGGTGAAGTCGGGCTTTCTCTCCGCGGATATGCCTCCCGAGGGCGTCGATTCCGAACGGGTCCAGCTTCTGCTGGAAGGGATGGTCGTCGCGCTCGAGGACATCGCCGAGGAATATGCGAAGCACGTTCGGCTCAAGCAATAA